In a single window of the Pandoraea pulmonicola genome:
- a CDS encoding ATP-binding protein, with the protein MTHFPIERTNVVQLFWLRCLAIVGQLATIGVAQLWLGVRLPLEPMLTIVALEVLFNVLTWVRARSGVERAKRRTDLDLMGQLLVDLAALTALLFFSGGATNPFVSLFLPGLAIAAAVLPWRNASQLALLSLVAYGALNFQYVPLDLADPGNLLRLHLAGMWVNFVVSVLVIAWFVSRMSRALRARDAQLARAEQRLLRDERMAALGAQAASVAHELGTPLSTMAVVVGELRSESRGNTALKPFEPDLQTLEQQIALCKSAIGHVQTRAAAPVRQPLAEWLPAFTTQWRLRHPQVQFQLHVPPHLTARIEDTVQVGQVLTILLDNAAYFSPSSVTLEVAVTPDDVRFTVCDEGPGMSAELRTRLGTSPVMSTHGGHGMGLYLAFASAQRLGGDIDLTPNTPTGTRAELRLPMATFFFGSRSQT; encoded by the coding sequence ATGACTCATTTCCCTATCGAGCGAACCAACGTCGTCCAGCTTTTCTGGCTGCGTTGCCTGGCCATCGTCGGCCAGTTGGCGACCATCGGCGTGGCGCAGCTCTGGCTCGGCGTACGTCTGCCGCTCGAGCCGATGCTCACCATCGTCGCGCTCGAAGTGCTGTTCAACGTGCTCACGTGGGTGCGTGCACGCAGCGGTGTGGAGCGGGCCAAGCGTCGCACGGATCTCGATCTGATGGGACAACTGCTCGTCGATCTGGCCGCGCTCACGGCGCTGCTCTTCTTTTCCGGCGGCGCGACCAATCCCTTCGTCTCGCTCTTCCTGCCGGGGCTCGCGATCGCCGCCGCCGTGCTGCCGTGGCGCAACGCGTCGCAACTCGCCCTGCTCTCGCTGGTCGCCTACGGCGCACTGAACTTCCAGTACGTGCCGCTCGATCTGGCCGATCCGGGCAATCTGCTGCGTCTGCATCTGGCGGGCATGTGGGTGAACTTCGTGGTGAGCGTGCTCGTGATCGCATGGTTCGTCTCGCGGATGTCGCGTGCGCTGCGCGCCCGGGATGCCCAGCTCGCCCGCGCCGAACAACGGCTGCTGCGCGACGAACGCATGGCCGCGCTCGGCGCCCAGGCCGCGAGCGTGGCGCACGAACTGGGCACGCCGCTCTCGACCATGGCGGTGGTCGTCGGCGAGTTGCGCAGCGAGAGTCGGGGCAACACCGCGCTGAAACCCTTCGAGCCGGATCTCCAGACACTCGAGCAGCAGATCGCACTGTGCAAGAGCGCCATCGGTCACGTGCAGACGCGCGCGGCCGCGCCGGTGCGTCAGCCGCTGGCCGAATGGTTGCCGGCCTTCACGACGCAGTGGCGTCTGCGCCATCCGCAGGTGCAGTTCCAGTTGCACGTGCCGCCGCACTTGACCGCGCGCATCGAGGACACCGTGCAAGTCGGCCAGGTCCTCACGATCCTGCTGGACAACGCGGCGTACTTCAGCCCGTCGTCGGTCACGCTGGAGGTCGCCGTCACGCCGGACGACGTGCGTTTCACGGTGTGCGACGAAGGTCCCGGCATGAGCGCCGAGCTGCGCACGCGGCTGGGTACCTCGCCTGTCATGAGCACGCACGGCGGGCACGGCATGGGGTTGTATCTGGCTTTCGCCAGCGCACAGCGGCTCGGCGGCGACATCGACCTCACCCCCAACACGCCGACGGGCACGCGCGCCGAGTTGCGCCTGCCGATGGCCACCTTCTTCTTCGGTTCGCGGAGCCAGACATGA
- the hslU gene encoding ATP-dependent protease ATPase subunit HslU, whose translation MTHMTPSEIVSELDKHIIGQHKAKKAVAVALRNRWRRQQVAEPLRQEITPKNILMIGPTGVGKTEIARRLAKLADAPFIKVEATKFTEVGYVGRDVDSIVRDLAEIAIKQTREAEMKKVRTKAEDRAEDRILDLLLPTGRESPRDIRFGSAAHDSDAGTEDNATRQTFRKRLREGQLDDKEIELEVEIPVQGMEIMGPPGMEEMTEQIKGMFANLGNQKKKRQKLKIKEALKILTDEEASKMLNDEEVKQLALRNVEQNGIVFLDEIDKIATRSEVGGSDVSRQGVQRDLLPLVEGTTVSTKFGMIKTDHILFIASGAFHLAKPSDLIPELQGRFPIRVELESLSVEDFEAILTQTDASLVKQYQALLATEDVKLEFAQDGIKRLAEIAFSVNEKTENIGARRLYTVIEKLLEDISYNAGKQSNEVVTIDADYVNRFLGEVAQNEDLSRYVL comes from the coding sequence ATGACCCATATGACCCCCTCCGAGATCGTTTCCGAGCTCGACAAGCACATCATCGGCCAGCACAAGGCCAAGAAGGCCGTTGCGGTGGCATTGCGCAATCGCTGGCGCCGTCAGCAGGTGGCCGAGCCCCTGCGTCAGGAAATTACGCCGAAGAACATTCTGATGATCGGTCCGACCGGCGTCGGCAAGACCGAGATCGCGCGCCGTCTGGCCAAGCTGGCCGACGCGCCGTTCATCAAGGTCGAGGCGACCAAGTTCACCGAAGTCGGCTACGTGGGCCGCGACGTGGACAGTATCGTGCGCGACCTCGCGGAGATCGCGATCAAGCAAACGCGTGAAGCCGAAATGAAGAAGGTGCGCACCAAGGCCGAGGACCGCGCCGAGGATCGCATTCTCGATCTGCTGCTGCCGACCGGACGCGAATCGCCGCGCGACATCCGTTTCGGCTCGGCCGCGCATGACAGCGACGCCGGCACGGAAGACAACGCCACGCGCCAGACCTTCCGCAAGCGTCTGCGCGAAGGTCAGCTCGACGACAAGGAAATCGAGCTCGAAGTGGAAATCCCGGTGCAGGGCATGGAAATCATGGGCCCGCCCGGAATGGAAGAAATGACCGAGCAGATCAAGGGCATGTTCGCGAATCTGGGCAACCAGAAGAAGAAGCGTCAGAAGCTCAAGATCAAGGAGGCGCTCAAGATCCTGACCGACGAAGAAGCGTCGAAAATGCTCAACGACGAAGAGGTCAAGCAACTGGCGTTGCGCAACGTCGAGCAGAACGGCATCGTGTTCCTCGACGAGATCGACAAGATCGCCACGCGCAGCGAAGTGGGCGGCAGCGACGTGTCGCGTCAGGGCGTGCAGCGCGACCTGCTGCCGCTCGTCGAAGGCACGACCGTGAGCACCAAGTTCGGCATGATCAAGACGGACCACATCCTGTTCATCGCGAGCGGGGCGTTCCATCTGGCCAAGCCGAGCGATCTGATTCCGGAACTGCAAGGCCGCTTCCCGATTCGTGTCGAACTCGAATCGCTGTCGGTCGAGGACTTCGAAGCCATCCTGACGCAAACGGACGCGAGCCTCGTGAAGCAATATCAGGCGCTGCTCGCCACCGAAGACGTGAAGCTCGAATTCGCGCAGGACGGTATCAAGCGCCTGGCGGAGATCGCGTTCTCGGTCAACGAGAAGACGGAGAACATCGGTGCACGCCGCCTGTACACCGTCATCGAGAAGCTGCTCGAGGACATCTCGTACAACGCGGGTAAGCAGTCGAACGAAGTGGTGACGATCGACGCCGACTATGTCAATCGCTTCCTCGGCGAAGTGGCGCAGAACGAGGATCTGTCGCGCTACGTGTTGTAA
- a CDS encoding LysR family transcriptional regulator: MSLNLQQLRAFTTIVATGSLGRAAAELHLTQPALSRTIKRLETDLGAPLFERHSKGMELTAFGQALLPHAMLLEREAEHAREEIDALRGLAKGTIKVGAVGAIASRVLPLAVDRVLNRWPNLRVEIIEGVWDRLAQGLMRHEIDLALSTVAPDTDDIVAITDCHWEDDSFVVAACDHPLRRRKSLVLADTMHERWAIPPRGTAPYAHMQGVFAAHGLGLPNIVVETRSVPVLKSMVARCGFLTWMAEPMYDVEARARVMDTLPIPTVRATRTLTAFRRRQGILPSPAAKLLDELRQLTAPG; encoded by the coding sequence ATGAGCCTCAATCTCCAGCAGTTGCGCGCCTTCACGACCATCGTCGCGACCGGCAGTCTCGGGCGCGCCGCCGCCGAGCTGCATCTCACCCAGCCGGCGCTGAGCCGCACGATCAAGCGGCTCGAGACCGATCTGGGCGCGCCGCTGTTCGAGCGTCACAGCAAGGGGATGGAATTGACCGCGTTCGGGCAGGCGCTGCTGCCGCACGCCATGCTGCTCGAGCGCGAAGCCGAGCACGCGCGTGAGGAAATCGATGCGCTACGCGGACTGGCCAAGGGCACGATCAAGGTCGGTGCGGTCGGCGCCATCGCGAGTCGCGTGCTGCCGCTGGCCGTCGACCGTGTGCTCAACCGCTGGCCGAACCTGCGCGTGGAGATCATCGAAGGTGTGTGGGACCGGCTCGCCCAAGGGCTCATGCGGCACGAGATCGATCTGGCGCTCTCGACCGTCGCGCCGGACACGGACGACATCGTCGCCATCACCGACTGCCATTGGGAAGACGACAGCTTCGTGGTCGCCGCCTGCGATCACCCGCTGCGACGCCGCAAATCGCTCGTGCTTGCCGACACGATGCACGAGCGCTGGGCGATCCCGCCACGCGGCACCGCGCCTTATGCGCACATGCAGGGGGTGTTCGCCGCGCACGGGCTCGGCTTGCCCAACATCGTGGTCGAGACGCGCTCCGTGCCGGTCCTCAAAAGCATGGTCGCGCGCTGCGGCTTTCTGACGTGGATGGCCGAGCCGATGTACGACGTCGAAGCCCGCGCGCGCGTGATGGACACACTGCCGATTCCGACGGTGCGCGCAACCCGCACGCTTACCGCGTTTCGGCGCCGCCAGGGCATTCTGCCCAGCCCCGCCGCCAAGCTGCTCGACGAGTTGCGTCAGTTGACGGCACCGGGCTGA
- a CDS encoding copper chaperone PCu(A)C — protein MKHKLWMAAALSLGMASAFAQTGPVDVSDAWARGTVPGQSATGVFMTLQAHQATTLVGVSTPAAANAEVHEMKLEGTLMKMRALPNGLPLPANQPVQLKPGGYHIMLTDLKAPLKKGDNVALTLRFETADHKKTEQQVQVPVRDLTAGAPAGGGMAGMAHGAHGEHGNK, from the coding sequence ATGAAGCACAAGCTATGGATGGCCGCTGCGCTCAGTCTCGGCATGGCCTCGGCGTTCGCGCAGACCGGGCCGGTGGATGTCTCCGACGCCTGGGCGCGCGGCACGGTTCCGGGCCAGAGCGCGACGGGCGTCTTCATGACATTGCAGGCGCACCAGGCGACCACGCTCGTCGGTGTGAGCACGCCCGCGGCGGCCAACGCCGAAGTGCACGAGATGAAGCTCGAGGGCACATTGATGAAGATGCGCGCGCTGCCCAACGGGCTGCCGCTGCCGGCGAACCAGCCGGTGCAGCTCAAGCCGGGCGGTTATCACATCATGCTCACCGACCTGAAGGCGCCGCTCAAGAAGGGCGACAACGTGGCGCTCACGCTGCGTTTCGAAACCGCCGATCACAAGAAGACCGAGCAACAGGTGCAGGTGCCGGTGCGCGACCTGACGGCCGGTGCGCCCGCCGGCGGCGGCATGGCAGGCATGGCGCACGGTGCACACGGCGAGCACGGTAACAAGTAG
- the mdlC gene encoding benzoylformate decarboxylase, producing the protein MKDSRELRAAQPVGTFPALTVREVVIDLMRRHGMTKIFANPGSTELPLFRDFPPDFDYVLGLQEAVVVGMADGYAQASGNAAFINLHSAAGVGNAMGNIFTAYKNQTPLIVTAGQQARSILPFDPFLASVRATELPQPYVKFSLEPARAQDVPLALARAYHIAMQEPKGPAFVSIPVDDWDRPAEALPPRQVSTRVQPDPLALAQLAAALDACERPAFVVGSSIDRAGAFDAVVALAERHHARVFTAPMCARCAFPEDHRLFAGFLPPMREKIVGMLGGHDLILVIGAPAFTYHVEGAGPHVPEGAALFQLVEDPDVAAWTPVGASVVGNVRLGVESLLARDVPGERALPPARAVPPVAQANAPGESMSTAFALQTLAQVRDAHDIVVEEAPSARPVMQQYLPFTQAGTFYTMNSGGLGYSMPAAVGVAMANAGRRVIGLIGDGSAMYSIQALWSAAQAKLPITFVILNNRRYAALQDFAPSFGFGLKDPVQGTDLPDLDFVQLARGMGVRGQRVEQGRELRDVLSQAFASGETRLVEIVVA; encoded by the coding sequence ATGAAAGACAGCCGAGAACTTCGCGCCGCGCAACCCGTCGGCACCTTCCCCGCCCTGACGGTTCGCGAGGTGGTCATCGACCTGATGCGTCGTCACGGCATGACCAAGATCTTCGCCAACCCCGGCTCGACGGAACTGCCATTGTTCCGCGACTTTCCGCCCGACTTCGACTACGTGCTGGGTCTGCAGGAAGCGGTCGTCGTGGGCATGGCCGACGGCTACGCGCAGGCGAGTGGCAATGCGGCGTTCATCAACCTGCATTCGGCCGCCGGTGTGGGCAACGCCATGGGCAATATCTTCACCGCCTACAAGAACCAGACGCCGCTCATCGTGACGGCCGGTCAGCAGGCGCGTTCGATTCTGCCGTTCGACCCTTTCCTCGCGTCGGTGCGCGCCACCGAACTTCCGCAGCCGTACGTCAAGTTCAGCCTCGAGCCCGCACGCGCGCAAGACGTGCCGCTCGCGCTGGCGCGTGCTTACCACATCGCGATGCAGGAGCCGAAGGGCCCGGCGTTCGTCTCCATCCCGGTGGACGACTGGGATCGACCCGCCGAGGCGCTGCCGCCGCGCCAGGTGAGCACGCGCGTGCAGCCCGACCCGCTCGCGCTGGCGCAGCTCGCGGCGGCGCTCGACGCATGCGAGCGCCCGGCATTCGTCGTCGGCTCGTCCATCGATCGCGCGGGGGCTTTCGACGCCGTGGTGGCATTGGCCGAGCGTCACCACGCACGCGTTTTCACCGCACCGATGTGTGCGCGTTGCGCGTTCCCGGAGGATCACCGCCTGTTCGCCGGGTTCCTGCCGCCGATGCGCGAGAAGATCGTCGGCATGCTCGGTGGCCACGACCTCATCCTGGTGATCGGTGCACCGGCGTTCACCTATCACGTGGAAGGCGCCGGCCCGCACGTGCCGGAGGGCGCGGCCCTGTTCCAGTTGGTCGAAGATCCGGACGTGGCGGCATGGACGCCGGTCGGCGCTTCCGTCGTCGGCAACGTACGCCTTGGCGTGGAATCGCTGCTTGCGCGCGATGTGCCGGGCGAGCGCGCGCTGCCGCCCGCCCGTGCCGTGCCGCCGGTCGCGCAAGCCAACGCACCGGGTGAGTCGATGTCGACGGCCTTCGCCTTGCAGACGCTCGCGCAAGTGCGCGATGCGCATGACATCGTCGTCGAGGAAGCGCCGAGCGCGCGTCCGGTCATGCAGCAATACCTGCCGTTTACGCAGGCCGGCACGTTCTACACGATGAACAGCGGCGGGTTGGGTTACTCCATGCCCGCCGCCGTGGGCGTGGCGATGGCCAACGCGGGGCGTCGCGTCATCGGCCTGATCGGCGACGGCTCCGCCATGTACTCGATCCAGGCGCTGTGGAGCGCCGCGCAGGCGAAGCTGCCCATTACGTTCGTTATCCTGAATAACCGGCGCTACGCCGCGTTGCAGGACTTCGCGCCATCGTTCGGCTTCGGCCTGAAAGACCCCGTGCAGGGCACCGACCTTCCCGATCTCGATTTCGTGCAACTGGCGCGGGGCATGGGCGTGCGCGGGCAACGCGTCGAACAAGGCCGTGAACTGCGCGACGTCTTGTCGCAGGCATTTGCGAGCGGCGAGACGCGTCTCGTCGAAATCGTGGTGGCATGA
- a CDS encoding diphthine--ammonia ligase, translated as MTTPAFFSWSGGKDSCLALHHALSCDASGAPHYDVRRLLAMFDETGDSSRSHGLPRELMQAQADALGIALDIGQAGWQTYEAAFVARLQTLRAQGITHGLFGDIDLQPHRDWEDKVCAAAGMTAVLPLWQRERLTLAHEFISLGYRAVIVCVDGRHLGPEFVGREYDASLLDDLPASVDACGENGEFHTFAYDGPRFTRAVPWRIERVETIHGPKEYGGTPYHRAHIVSVTG; from the coding sequence ATGACAACCCCTGCCTTCTTTTCGTGGAGCGGCGGCAAGGACTCCTGCCTTGCCCTGCATCATGCGTTGTCGTGCGACGCGAGTGGCGCGCCGCATTACGATGTACGTCGCCTGCTCGCGATGTTCGACGAGACCGGCGACAGCTCACGCTCGCACGGCCTGCCGCGTGAACTGATGCAGGCGCAGGCCGACGCGCTGGGCATTGCGCTCGATATCGGTCAAGCGGGCTGGCAGACGTATGAAGCCGCGTTCGTCGCGCGGTTGCAGACCCTGCGCGCGCAAGGCATCACGCACGGTTTGTTCGGCGACATCGATCTGCAACCGCATCGCGACTGGGAAGACAAGGTGTGCGCGGCGGCCGGCATGACGGCAGTGCTGCCGCTCTGGCAGCGCGAACGTCTGACGCTCGCGCACGAGTTCATCTCGCTCGGCTATCGCGCCGTGATCGTGTGCGTGGACGGGCGCCATCTCGGGCCCGAGTTCGTCGGTCGCGAATACGACGCTTCGCTGCTGGACGATCTCCCCGCCAGCGTCGACGCCTGCGGCGAAAACGGCGAGTTTCACACGTTCGCCTATGACGGGCCGCGCTTCACGCGAGCCGTGCCGTGGCGCATCGAACGTGTCGAGACGATTCACGGCCCGAAGGAATATGGCGGCACGCCTTACCATCGTGCGCACATCGTCTCGGTGACAGGCTGA
- the hslV gene encoding ATP-dependent protease subunit HslV, whose product MEQYHGTTIVSVRRGEQVALGGDGQVTLGNIVMKGTARKVRTIYDGKVMVGFAGATADAFSLLDRFEAKLQKHQGHLTRSAVELAKDWRTDRMLRRLEAMMIVADAETTLVITGNGDVLDPEGGVAAIGSGGSYAQAAARALVENTDLTPAEIVKKALSIAGEMCIYTNGNHIIESLPPKAAK is encoded by the coding sequence ATGGAGCAATATCACGGCACCACCATCGTCTCCGTTCGGCGTGGCGAGCAGGTCGCGCTCGGCGGCGACGGACAGGTTACGCTCGGCAACATCGTGATGAAGGGCACCGCGCGCAAGGTGCGCACGATTTACGACGGCAAGGTCATGGTCGGCTTCGCCGGCGCCACGGCCGACGCGTTCTCGCTGCTCGACCGCTTCGAGGCGAAACTGCAGAAGCATCAGGGCCATCTGACGCGCTCGGCCGTGGAACTCGCCAAGGACTGGCGTACCGACCGCATGCTGCGCCGGCTCGAGGCGATGATGATCGTCGCCGACGCCGAGACCACGCTGGTCATCACCGGCAACGGTGACGTGCTCGATCCGGAAGGCGGCGTCGCGGCCATCGGTTCGGGCGGTTCGTATGCGCAGGCGGCGGCGCGTGCCCTCGTCGAGAACACGGACCTCACGCCGGCCGAGATCGTGAAGAAGGCCCTCTCGATCGCGGGCGAAATGTGCATTTACACGAACGGCAACCACATCATCGAATCGCTGCCGCCGAAGGCGGCGAAGTGA
- a CDS encoding response regulator transcription factor codes for MNASHFLLIDDDVVFAETLARALTRRGYDVQIAGDSAAALLAARTRQFDLISVDLHLGHDSGLPLIAPLRALQPKARMLVLTGYASIATAVQAVKDGADNYLAKPANADTILASLRSDASETQADEAIENPSPLSVARLEWEHIQRVLAEHNGNISATARALNMHRRTLQRKLLKRPVKQ; via the coding sequence ATGAACGCCTCCCACTTCCTTCTCATCGACGACGATGTCGTCTTCGCCGAAACGCTCGCCCGCGCATTGACGCGGCGCGGCTACGACGTGCAGATCGCCGGCGACAGCGCAGCGGCACTGCTGGCGGCACGCACGCGCCAGTTCGACCTGATCTCGGTCGACCTGCACCTGGGCCACGACTCGGGGCTGCCGCTCATCGCGCCGCTGCGCGCCCTGCAGCCGAAAGCACGCATGCTCGTACTGACCGGCTATGCGAGCATCGCCACCGCCGTGCAAGCGGTCAAGGACGGCGCGGACAACTACCTCGCCAAGCCGGCCAACGCCGATACCATCCTCGCATCGCTGCGCAGCGACGCGAGCGAGACGCAGGCCGACGAAGCGATCGAAAACCCGTCGCCGCTCTCCGTTGCGCGGCTCGAATGGGAGCATATCCAGCGCGTGCTCGCGGAGCACAACGGCAACATCTCCGCCACGGCGCGCGCGCTGAACATGCATCGCCGCACGCTCCAGCGCAAGCTGCTCAAGCGGCCGGTCAAGCAGTGA
- the argB gene encoding acetylglutamate kinase, with protein MSDLPLNSIDDIAPALKAEILAEAMPYIRKYHGKTVVIKYGGNAMTEERLKRGFARDVILLKLVGINPVVVHGGGPQIDQALKKIGKQGTFVQGMRVTDEETMEVVEWVLGGEVQQDIVMLINQYGGQAVGLTGKDGGLINARKMMMPDRENAGQFLDIGYVGEVDSINPAVVRALQDDAFIPVISPIGVGEDGQAYNINADLVAGKLATVLGAEKLVMMTNIPGVMDKDGNLLTDLSAREIDELFADGTISGGMLPKISSALDAAKSGVKSVHIVDGRIEHSVLLEILTEQPFGTMIRSH; from the coding sequence ATGTCCGATCTGCCACTGAATTCCATCGACGACATCGCACCCGCTCTCAAGGCCGAGATCCTGGCCGAGGCGATGCCGTACATCCGCAAATATCACGGCAAGACCGTGGTGATCAAGTACGGCGGCAACGCAATGACCGAAGAGCGTCTGAAGCGGGGCTTCGCACGCGACGTCATTCTGCTCAAGCTGGTCGGCATCAACCCGGTGGTGGTGCACGGTGGCGGCCCGCAGATCGATCAGGCGCTCAAGAAGATCGGCAAGCAGGGCACGTTCGTGCAGGGCATGCGCGTGACCGATGAAGAGACGATGGAAGTGGTCGAGTGGGTGCTCGGCGGCGAAGTCCAGCAGGACATCGTGATGCTGATCAACCAGTACGGCGGTCAGGCCGTGGGGCTGACCGGCAAGGACGGCGGGCTCATCAATGCTCGCAAGATGATGATGCCGGATCGCGAAAACGCGGGCCAGTTCCTCGATATCGGCTACGTCGGCGAAGTCGACTCGATCAACCCGGCCGTGGTGCGCGCCCTGCAGGACGACGCCTTCATCCCGGTGATCTCGCCGATCGGCGTGGGCGAAGACGGCCAGGCGTACAACATCAACGCCGATCTCGTGGCCGGCAAGCTCGCCACGGTGCTCGGCGCCGAGAAGCTGGTGATGATGACCAACATCCCGGGCGTGATGGACAAGGACGGCAACCTGCTGACCGATCTGTCGGCACGCGAAATCGACGAACTGTTCGCAGACGGCACGATCTCGGGCGGCATGCTGCCGAAGATCTCCTCGGCGCTCGACGCGGCGAAGAGCGGCGTGAAGTCGGTGCACATCGTGGACGGCCGCATCGAGCACTCGGTGCTGCTCGAAATCCTGACCGAGCAACCGTTCGGCACGATGATCCGCTCGCACTGA
- a CDS encoding aldehyde dehydrogenase: MQTRQDPHALTMLIGGKRVGARNGATFERRNPLDGEVASRAPAATVDDARAAVHAAWAAFPAWSNTGPGERRALLTKAADRLEAKVEQFQAAMAVETGASGLWAGFNVHLAAQGLREAAAMTTQIAGEIIPSDVPGSLAMGVRQAAGVVLGIAPWNAPVILGVRSLALPLACGNTVVFKGSELCPATHGLIADALDEAGLPPGVVNFVTNAPQDAAAIVDALIAEPAVRRVNFTGSTRVGRIIGERCAQHLKPAVLELGGKAPCLVLDDADLDAAVNGVAFGAFANSGQICMSTERIVVAEAIADAFVEKLAAKARSLPLGDPREGPVVLGSVIDMTTVTRCNALIDDALAKGATLLCGGRAETTLMPATLLDRVTPDMLIYREESFGPVKGIVRVKDDEAAIACANDNAYGLSAAVFSRDIARAMGVARRIESGICHINGPTVHDEAQMPFGGVKASGWGRFGGKAGVHEFTDLRWMTVQTTPRHYPF; encoded by the coding sequence ATGCAAACTCGACAAGACCCCCACGCGCTCACGATGCTGATCGGCGGCAAGCGCGTCGGCGCCCGGAACGGTGCGACGTTCGAACGGCGCAATCCGCTCGATGGCGAAGTGGCGTCGCGCGCCCCCGCTGCGACCGTCGACGACGCGCGCGCCGCCGTGCACGCCGCGTGGGCCGCATTTCCCGCATGGTCGAACACTGGCCCTGGCGAACGGCGCGCTTTGCTGACGAAGGCGGCCGACCGGCTCGAAGCGAAAGTCGAACAGTTTCAGGCGGCGATGGCCGTCGAGACGGGAGCGTCCGGACTGTGGGCTGGTTTCAACGTGCATCTCGCCGCGCAGGGACTGCGCGAAGCGGCCGCGATGACGACGCAGATCGCAGGCGAGATCATTCCATCGGATGTGCCGGGTAGCCTCGCCATGGGCGTGCGCCAGGCCGCCGGCGTGGTGCTCGGCATCGCGCCGTGGAACGCGCCCGTGATTCTCGGTGTGCGCTCGCTCGCGTTGCCGCTGGCCTGCGGCAATACGGTTGTCTTCAAGGGATCGGAGCTGTGCCCGGCCACGCACGGCCTGATCGCCGATGCGCTCGACGAGGCGGGCCTGCCGCCGGGCGTCGTGAACTTCGTGACCAACGCACCGCAGGATGCAGCGGCCATCGTCGATGCCCTGATCGCCGAGCCCGCCGTGCGACGCGTGAACTTCACCGGTTCGACGCGCGTGGGCCGCATCATCGGCGAGCGTTGTGCGCAACACCTCAAGCCGGCGGTGCTGGAACTCGGCGGCAAGGCGCCGTGCCTCGTGCTCGACGACGCCGATCTCGACGCCGCCGTGAACGGCGTGGCGTTCGGCGCATTCGCAAACTCCGGACAGATCTGCATGTCGACCGAGCGCATCGTCGTGGCCGAGGCGATTGCCGATGCGTTCGTCGAAAAGCTCGCCGCCAAGGCGCGCTCGTTGCCGTTGGGCGATCCGCGCGAAGGGCCGGTCGTGCTCGGCTCGGTCATCGACATGACGACGGTCACGCGCTGCAATGCGCTGATCGACGACGCGCTTGCCAAGGGCGCGACGCTGCTGTGCGGCGGCCGTGCCGAGACCACGCTCATGCCGGCCACGCTGCTCGATCGCGTCACGCCCGACATGCTGATTTACCGCGAGGAGTCGTTCGGCCCGGTCAAGGGCATCGTGCGCGTGAAGGATGACGAAGCGGCCATCGCCTGCGCGAACGACAACGCGTATGGCCTGTCGGCCGCGGTATTCAGTCGCGACATCGCGCGTGCGATGGGCGTGGCGCGGCGAATCGAGTCGGGCATCTGCCATATCAACGGTCCCACGGTGCACGACGAAGCGCAAATGCCGTTCGGCGGCGTGAAGGCCAGCGGCTGGGGACGCTTCGGCGGCAAGGCGGGCGTGCACGAATTCACCGACCTGCGCTGGATGACGGTGCAGACCACCCCGCGTCACTACCCGTTCTGA